Below is a window of Perca fluviatilis chromosome 14, GENO_Pfluv_1.0, whole genome shotgun sequence DNA.
AAACGCCTGCCACCaaaatctcactctgaactctgttcaaaacttgagagccctgtgaACAGATTGCTGAACAGTCCTACCGTGCAAAGGCTTAGCGGCCCAAAATGTCAGGGGCCTCCTGGGCCTTCTGTCGTGGTACTCAGGGAATGGTGGACCCAAAagtagtggtgggcagatcgaggcttcgtgaaacagttgaagcaaatgtgtcatattgtgtcgaggcttcgaaacaatctgacacccgtctcaacgatgacacctagtggtcactggcaggtgttgatctgaaacaaccttgataacgagccattaaaaaaataaaaaatgtattattgtattgtattatttttctaatatgtgaagcttgtaaggcttgcagactcctcactgtgcataatgctattttggtcataaaaaatgaatattaataaaagaaatcaagccacaatgtctcacttttttatagattttcattcaaaaatattaatttctctgctgtggaaggacttagcctacttcgtgttttatctatctatctatctatttatctatctatctatctatctatctatctatctatctatctatctatctatctatttatcaatgtgtcactgtatgtaggtctatactctgtctgtctcagtctatcagtcaatgtgtaaatttaaatgtaagcctaaatataactaaacaactcGCACTatgaatgtcactatatcaccaaatatccgctatctcaaaatcaaactcctctcacaaaaacccacgaggtcaaggtgcgttgacttcacttttatactgatgtgcgatgtgtgttcccgaccctgtcaatcaaactctgattcATGCCACCTGTTGAAACACTCGTGAAACACTCAGATGTTGATGTTGAGCTCGGTGGTGACagcagtgatgacatcatccgATCCCTCCTTAGCCTGGGTGGGCGTGGTCGTCAACACGGAGACAGGCAAGTCATTTCCTACAGTCAGACCATGTTAGATAGAAAATTTAGATAATTGATCAGCTGAAGAGTTCTGTTAGAGACAACTGATTTTCTCCCTCCTAATTAGGCTgttgaaattcaggtctgagtccattttgagtttttttcaaCAAAGACAATTGAAGCTTCGCTGATTTTTTATCCAAAAAGCCACTACCTCAGTTTGGTCTCCGTTTACTTTAAGAAAATTTTGGCACATCCAATTATTGATTTGTTCAATTCACTTACTCAGTGTTTCTATTGGACTAGTCCCCTGGTGATTTGGTTATGTAAACAGTGGGTCATCTGCATATCGATAACcctaacttattttgttgttttccataatcagAGCAAGTcaaagcatgtagatgttaaacatAAGAGGCCCCAGAAGGGAGTTATGGGGAAAGACGCATGTCATATTTGGCAGCTTAAATGTGTAATTCCCTATAGACACAAATTAGTCCCTGTTCTCTATAGTGCCAGAAAGTCAAACAAAATTTTCCAATAGCACCACTGTCAGTATTTAAGTAGATGCCAATTAAGACCTAAaaaagagatagatagatatatagatagctagatagatggATATTTCAGAGTGCACCTGCGGCTTTGTCTCGATATAAAGACACCATGATGAAAGTGGAGATGCAGTACGGACAGAACACCAACAGGTGGCAGACCAGTCTGAACACAATATGGAAAGGGTCTGAGGCCGGGGGCGGAGCTGCAGAAGTAGGTGTCCCTGTAGAGAAAATCCCAGCTGTCAGGTGAATATCTGGATGAATGAACTCCTGAAATCAAAGGTAAGCTCCTcacctgtgacagagacccagctgggtggagactctccaacactgctgatgttgcactggtagaggccttcatcagacctggaaacatggtggatggtcatgtgacctgcaggctcagtcctgatgaaggagccatctttatagaaaccagctgggaggttggaggacgtctctgttttacaggtcagagtgaggtcttctccctccatcacagggaggacaggactctgcaggatcactggtccacctcaacacagagacaaactacagcatgtcatccattcacacacagcttcatcaatactgactccacagtctgatcttaccagtgacagtgatggtgatgctgttactggttgctccctctctggactcacaccagtaaACTCCACTGTGTCGTGTAAGCATAAAGCTGATATTACAGGAAGAACCAGCAGGTCTTCCCCAGTCATCTCCACACTGAGTCACAGTTTTATCACTtgtgttcctcctcagagtccatccagcagagctgtcgtcctcctcacagctcagagagacagacacacctCTAAACAGCTGAGAGCTGCTGggactcacagtcagagaggCTGGAGGGAGGAGGGTTTGGTGGTTAAAAAACTAATTGATGatcttttacattttgaattcaCACTTGTAGTAATTAATGCTTGGTCCCAGGACGCTCCAGTATCTTTACCTTGTTGTATATaatgttttcatctttctcattTTCTACCTTAATATAAAACAAGTATCTCTACACTTAAGCTACTCAGAGTTTCAACCAGTTTGGATGTGGTTAACCATCTTTGTATTCTGGGGGAGTTTCTGTGCACAGTGCACCatcttttttgttaaagacGCCCCGATCAGAtcagttttgtctttttgttattCTTGCTAGGCAACAACAGAAGCACcagtttttttaattcatgctCCTCCTGAATAACGCAAGGGCAAACTGCCCCACGCCACTTAAACACGCCTAGGGCGTAACTGTTCTATCTTGAAATTAAAGTGTACTGACCTTGGTTTGTTGTGCAGCTCAGCAGTGAGATCAGAACTAAAGAGAAATAAACCTTGGGTTAGTTTGACTTGGTGATACAAGACATTCaaagtttaaataataaatgaaaagagCACTAAAAACTGGCAGCAAAAGTATTTACACAAACTTTCAAAATTACTTATAATTTCTTCTCATAAACTCATGTTATGTTTACGTTCAGGAGCATTATTAAGAcaattgctgtaaaaaaaattttttatctTGTATTTCTTTCAGCAGTTTTTAAAAACTCACACAGTTTACTTACAGAGGAGCCACAGTAGAGATGTTTCCTCCATCCTGACACTTTGGGAAGTGAGACTTATTGAAATGTGCCATAAAGTAACCCACCCCCCTTCCTCTGTGACTGTGGCCCAGCGTTGTGGTTTCCTCTTCACACAGTTTGAGAAAAAGGTTTTTGTTTTCGTTGCAATAAAGCAGAtgaattcatttttaaattaagttttaaaacAAGGCACTAAAGCACAACATGAAGTGAAGATAGACGAAAAACTAAATGTTGAGAGGGAAAATAAGCAACGACCCACACCTGAATGTAAAAGAACATGAATACGAttcaacacgtgtgtgtgtggtcattgTTGTAATTCCTGaggtgaaagttaccttttcaCATACAAGATACACAATGTTGATTTGAATTTGTCATCAATTTATTAGGAAATGACTTGATGATGATTTTCAAGATGTATCTTCCTGTAGCTGGCCGCGGTTTCATTGAGAGGAAGTAAACAGGGGTGGGGGTTGTACCTGCGTCTCTGACAGCTCGCCTTTGTTTAACCATGGAAATGTGGTCAGAAAGAGACTCAAAGAAAGACACTGGGCGtttctcaataccaagaatgcaaaGTACGGATTTGTATCCTCGGGGAGAACGttctggttgttcttggaagaattaactcgcaagttcacaagcacagaaaacactgttaacaGTCTGAGACGatgcgttcttcctgttattgctcaacacaGCAGAGAGGCTACCTGCAAGGCTCCAAAATaacagctagaaataaaaaccacaacaatataaccactttgtattaaaacaatctcgggacaagaaaacctcataatgctacaactattgcaataatattgaaaaataaaactaattgagctttaattttatagTTTATGGTTTTAGCTCAAACACCctttacttattcaaaagagtggaacgcgaTCCCTATTATTAGTgtaagtcagtttaaataaaaaaaataaataggcatatgctctggtgtgtcctatgtgttcctattagtattatgtggaattatcatttctatattattgtagtgcactgtatatgcccagggagatggaagttagaaattcaaattataaaggttggtgtctcccctttagtctacataacatgtcatagcatgttaccactttatgcacaactgttcatttatcatacagactgaaactcaacttctaataaatcagaaaacaaatacaccaaaaatatgaactaaatactaaatataatgtaggctatagcatatggcataatttaaacaagtctcccgaaaagaaacgggtatatctcattgactaataatatacagtctatctatggtatatctctcctctgctctgccgcgctgtgtgtgtgtgtgtgtgtgtgtgtgtgtgtgtgtgtgtgtgtgtgtgtgtgtgtgtgtgtgtgtgtgtgtgtgtgtgttgtgtgtgtgtgtgtgtgtgtgtgtgtgtggagtgtgtgtgttttaactccTAAAAGACAGTTAACACAGGTTCCCGCTAATCTTATGAtgcacatgtgttgtgatatttaaacaacccccccccccccaccaaaacccccctaacccccccccccccaacccccccccccttccttccGCCTccttaaaaattttttttttttttttttttttttttttccgattCGTCAAGTGAGATTCTGCGAAGTGAAATTTTGTCCCGGCTGCCCAAGCTGGCGGCCGCGTCAttttatggagctccgaaaactctgaaaactttggagcaaattgacaattcggcaaagattttCGCAACACTGCCTAAATCTAaaccgttcatttctcgcctaaaatgttctcagaagtgaatttagaataagatggcgaaaattgttaaaattgtcccgtttttgggctgtctatgtactggaaatccaaccatcattgaatgccgaaatgaatgttgggatacaggtgctgcgaagttcatacaagttaccaaccgatgtatcctcggtaaatgggcgtgtcaagaatacatccgggaattttaactgttcttggcaaaatgcgaacttgtgtattgggacagtactttggcaacgTGAGATTatgtttcacagggacacaagaacacaagtcaatagaagaacacataTTGGGAAACGCCCACTGTGTAGCTGCACGCTATCAAACTACACATCAAGAATCAATCAGGTCTGCATTAAGCAGTTAGTGTTCACCTGAGTGTGTGCAGGTTTACGTGGAGGTCTGTCTCCTAAAACACACCAATAAGCTCGGCAGctaacaaacaacacaactatTCCACCGCCAGCCACAGATCACAGTCAAACAACAAGACTTTTGGTTCGTTTTGGTTCCTCAGAGTCTGGGTTTTTCAgattaaagtttaaaatgaaagaaggCCGCCGCCTGGAGGTAAGGAGGGAAACAACAGATCCACATTCAGTTCATTAATCAGTTAGTGGTGGACTGGAACTGaggacatttactcaagtactggactttacttgagtattttcctcactacatctcagagggaaatattggtctttttactccactacatttatctgacagctttagttctGCTGATTCAGGAACATTCACAATATTGTTCACATTCTTTATTCTTCAACTTTCTTTGGACGTCTCTAagttctgcatactttcagctaaaaaaaaaaaacatttaaatataaaaatgatgatgatgatgggtcAACTGTTTTCTGCTATTTCAAATTTttgaaataacacattttttttacatttttatttaacattaggGACTGATCGTTATTTAATTAGGGGGCCCCCTtgaggagttttgggatctttagtcaaaacagacttgaccctccctttgccagcaatacattttctatgaccctccaaaaggACTGGGAAAATACACATGATCCTCCCCACCATTCTAttgataaataaacataaatgtttATTGTTAAAGCAGATTACAATTGCATTGTAACAATTTACCCTTATGAAATCCAATTGAGGCACGTCTGTCTTGGATACGCAATAGACAGATGGTGGCGTAATGCCCCCACgcttaaattcaactaaaatgtaactgtcaaaAATCACTGTTGGACCTTCAGTCTGTTGAAATGTCTCTCCAAATGCAGAAACGAAgcgcaatcacaccataaaatgtTAACGCgcgttaagaaaaaagatccgtaTTTTGCAGTAAtccaataacacacacaaaaaaaaagtaatccacagcgatcagtagatccacaaaaagggtcacggtgtatccagctccaaacaggtgaaagAGGCCTCCACGTCGtcgtttaaaggtcccatggcatgaaaatgtcactttatgaggttttttaacattaatatgagttcccccagtctgcctatggtcccccagtggctagaaatgatgataggtgtaaaccgagccctgggtatcctgctctgcctttgagaaaatgaaagctcagatgagccgttttggaatctgcttgttat
It encodes the following:
- the LOC120572892 gene encoding Fc receptor-like B — translated: MEETSLLWLLFLISLLSCTTNQASLTVSPSSSQLFRGVSVSLSCEEDDSSAGWTLRRNTSDKTVTQCGDDWGRPAGSSCNISFMLTRHSGVYWCESREGATSNSITITVTGGPVILQSPVLPVMEGEDLTLTCKTETSSNLPAGFYKDGSFIRTEPAGHMTIHHVSRSDEGLYQCNISSVGESPPSWVSVTGEELTFDFRSSFIQIFT